DNA sequence from the Deltaproteobacteria bacterium genome:
ATGCCCAAAGTCTGCACGTAGATTTGCGGAACCCGCACTAAGCGGAGAGCTTTGAGCAGGTCGGCCCACGGAGTGGTCAGGGTCAAGAGTAGAACCAAAGACATGGAAGTGGCTACCCGGCCAATTAGGAGCAGGGCCGCAGCAATTCCCTGTTTGGTCAGGGTAATCTCTGGGGGAATGGAATAGGGACCCAAGTGATAGGCCTTGCCCAGGGAATAAATCGATACTACCGTTTCTCCCGGGGTAAAAATGTTCAAAGTAGCCGGCAGGGCGATGATTCCCACAAACAGCGGAAGGATGAGCCAAACCCTTTTAAGGAAAAAGGTTATTTCAATATGGGAGGTGACCGCCAAAATCAGGGTCAGTCCGTAGAGGATATAAATCAGGGGAATGGAATGGATAAGGCTCACGCCGACCACGAGGATTAAAATTCCCAAGAGTTTGGCCCGCGCATCCAGTCCTTGCAATATTCCTAATTTTTGGGCGTGGATTTCCGAAAAGATAAACTCTTTCATTAGGCCGGTTATGGCTTGCAGCGTCCGGTCTACAAAAAGGAGGCGGATCTTTTTGTTAGCCAGATCAGG
Encoded proteins:
- the cbiQ gene encoding cobalt ECF transporter T component CbiQ codes for the protein MGLPAWFQINGGSVYRPDPDLANKKIRLLFVDRTLQAITGLMKEFIFSEIHAQKLGILQGLDARAKLLGILILVVGVSLIHSIPLIYILYGLTLILAVTSHIEITFFLKRVWLILPLFVGIIALPATLNIFTPGETVVSIYSLGKAYHLGPYSIPPEITLTKQGIAAALLLIGRVATSMSLVLLLTLTTPWADLLKALRLVRVPQIYVQTLGMALRYLMLLSQAVGEMHIAKKSRTIRLGRTPTEQRWIAAQVGALFKRSMQLSFEVHRAMMARGYQGEVRILSVFHVRKKDYFWVAFCVILSGILIYCGR